One part of the Coffea eugenioides isolate CCC68of chromosome 10, Ceug_1.0, whole genome shotgun sequence genome encodes these proteins:
- the LOC113749673 gene encoding soyasapogenol B glucuronide galactosyltransferase-like — protein sequence MASVDAAKLHALFLPYFAPSHMIPLVNVARLFAAQGVKVTILTSKYNAVLFQSFIDHATGLGHDISVHNLKFPSAELGIPEGIENFSAATTTEILWKVYMGVMQLQTAMEEFIEELSPHCIISDMFYPWTVDLAEKLKIPRILFYPNNFISHCLPHSLREYEPHKSVKSDSERFLIPGLPDRIEMKRSQLEDHMKTETPLAEVLRKVRASALRSFGSAFDTVYEFEPQYADYFGKVKGTKYWTIGPLFYFSNKEKTDNSADGKDGCLNWLDTQAPNRVLYVSFGSIAKFGDAQLHEIAIALEALNQPFIWVVRKRESNPDGQQESWLPDGFEERITKGNKGLIIRGWAPQLKILNHPAIGGFMTHCGWNSTMEAMTAGVPLISWPLFAEQFYNEKLLLEVLKVGVSVGADHYHASPIIEDPLVESEQIQAAINRLMSSSEESQEIRDRAREMAALAKRAVEEGGSSYQNLLDLIDALKSCAFSVNS from the coding sequence ATGGCTTCGGTGGACGCTGCCAAACTTCATGCGCTATTTCTCCCATACTTCGCACCAAGCCATATGATTCCTCTGGTTAATGTTGCCAGGCTCTTTGCCGCCCAGGGCGTCAAGGTTACAATCCTCACCAGCAAGTACAACGCGGTCTTGTTTCAATCCTTCATCGATCATGCCACTGGATTAGGCCACGACATCTCCGTCCACAACTTGAAATTTCCATCAGCTGAATTGGGAATACCTGAAGGAATTGAGAACTTCAGCGCGGCCACCACAACGGAAATTTTGTGGAAAGTATACATGGGCGTGATGCAGCTCCAGACTGCAATGGAAGAATTTATTGAAGAACTGAGTCCTCACTGTATTATCTCGGACATGTTCTATCCTTGGACAGTTGATTTAGCCGAGAAGCTGAAGATACCGAGAATCTTGTTCTATCCGAACAACTTCATCTCTCACTGTTTGCCCCACAGCTTGCGGGAGTATGAGCCTCATAAGTCTGTTAAGTCAGATTCTGAGAGGTTCTTGATCCCTGGTTTACCGGACAGGATCGAGATGAAAAGGTCTCAACTGGAGGACCATATGAAGACCGAAACTCCGCTTGCTGAGGTGTTAAGGAAAGTAAGAGCATCAGCGCTGAGGAGCTTTGGCTCGGCTTTTGACACCGTTTACGAGTTTGAACCTCAATATGCTGATTACTTCGGAAAGGTGAAAGGGACAAAATATTGGACCATTGGCCCTCTTTTCTACTTCTCCAACAAGGAGAAAACTGATAATTCTGCTGATGGGAAGGACGGTTGCTTAAACTGGCTCGATACTCAGGCCCCCAACCGAGTCCTGTACGTTTCATTCGGAAGTATAGCGAAATTCGGCGACGCACAACTGCATGAAATTGCAATTGCTCTTGAGGCTTTGAACCAACCGTTTATTTGGGTCGTCAGGAAGAGGGAAAGTAACCCCGATGGTCAACAAGAAAGCTGGCTGCCAGATGGTTTTGAAGAAAGAATAACCAAAGGAAACAAAGGTTTGATCATCAGGGGTTGGGCGCCTCAGTTAAAGATCTTAAACCATCCAGCAATTGGAGGGTTTATGACTCATTGCGGTTGGAACTCAACGATGGAAGCTATGACTGCTGGAGTGCCATTGATTTCGTGGCCATTGTTTGCTGAGCAGTTTTACAACGAGAAACTTCTTCTCGAGGTTCTAAAAGTAGGAGTCAGTGTTGGGGCAGATCATTATCACGCAAGTCCGATCATAGAGGATCCTTTGGTGGAATCGGAACAGATACAGGCAGCAATAAACCGATTGATGAGCAGCTCTGAAGAAAGTCAGGAGATCAGAGACAGGGCAAGGGAGATGGCAGCGTTGGCAAAGAGGGCTGTGGAAGAAGGTGGATCATCCTATCAAAATCTGCTTGATTTGATTGATGCATTAAAATCATGTGCTTTTAGTGTCAATAGTTAG
- the LOC113749274 gene encoding uncharacterized protein LOC113749274, translating into MGRPLTVSQIEEVNRLHFPEIIFLSETKNKKCYMNKLKMKLKFDSLFVVDPIGRSGGLAVMWRKDVQIKRVLYTDFTIELCIEDLSRKISWWLVCIYANVDDAIREKQWKIIESRRALWGNRWLLAGDMNDILSNDEKWGGLLRPERSFKQFRDFIRTNELIDIGFEGKPWTWSNNWDKEGEVKERLDRMLGSRAWRRKFEKAKCCHIHNEASDHCMLLLHTEPSGRKWRRRFYFDRRWLQYQEVNGVVKKAWEREQVGSRFYQLKNRIKECRVALLSWNRSLKSNARNDIDKIKKEIKELRESEVQDRKQRICELKRLLAEAYRQEELFWGQKARVNWLREGDKNTSFFHAVVAGRRKRNTITTLQKEGGGWCDSEEEVLGEITGYFGNLFTSSNPEASTSIFQCIPQVITDHMNSQLIRPITELEVKKAVFSLHPNKAPGPDGMSSVFFQKFWHIVKKDVIAAISSFFHSGNLLKAINETCITLIPKIDVPTLVSHFRPISLCNVIYRVISKILVNRVKPFLNCCVSSNQSAFIPGRHIIDNIMIVHEFIHCLNNRRGGSNAFMALKLDMAKAYDRVEWGFLEKIMAKMGFCSTWISWILKCISSVSYSFNINGEKRGLVRPYRGLRQGDPLSPYLFLLVSEGLSRLLNTAMREHRISGLKIAPASPALSHLLFADDTLIFCRATKEEAGRVRQLLEIYGKASGQYINIEKSSVFFSKNTEASCIGEVLDELGGMKHVRQSKYLGLPILIGRSKAQVFSYIRDRVNNRIQGWKEKLLSQAGKEVLLKAVAMAMPNYAMNCCRLPIGLCKDISRDMAKFWWGSKEDEKRIHWMGWQKLTEVKGKGGLGFRDLQEFNKAMLAKQLWRVITKPNLLVSKVLRGKYFKGESIWKMKNRNSDSWMWKSMVSARGILERGARKRIGDGGTVNIWKDRWLLDRGYGKVTTVRPPECQIQMVQELIQNGEWNKAVVHEIFNAEDCKRILATPLSLYGGKDKLIWPYSKNGEYSVRSGYMVAKEMQQEGAGVVVQQGRSSRNEQGTEVWKFLWSLNMKYKLKHFIWKGLHNILPVNEVIKRRVGKGSELCACCGEQPETLEHMFFFCKHAELIWKASPMQWDGLVEFRKSFWLWWNSLMEARERDAGKEHICLTVNLLWQIWKSRNRVQFNSEEGCPGKVVMKAVQEWNEYEAAQRMDREDEVEKRNQQKASTEWLPPTMGVVKLNVDAALSTANGRVGWGVVARQTDGGILGAWAGSGDRHTEAMVEEATAIRTALIKARTMGWRRIEVQSDCKGVVDGIRTGCRKEPKVGAIIEDVLKLGSQFDTCSFSFIKREGNRVGHHLAKFAIQVTSDIEWEESFPVWLVNLAKQDVRAVAQTM; encoded by the coding sequence ATGGGAAGACCCTTGACAGTTTCCCAGATTGAGGAGGTGAATAGACTCCACTTCCCAGAAATTATATTCTTGTCTGaaaccaaaaataagaagtgctATATGAATAAACTAAAAATGAAGCTGAAGTTTGATAGCTTGTTTGTAGTAGACCCGATAGGGAGATCTGGAGGCTTGGCTGTGATGTGGAGGAAAGATGTTCAGATCAAAAGAGTTTTATATACGGACTTCACTATTGAGCTATGCATTGAGGACCTGAGTAGAAAGATCTCCTGGTGGCTGGTGTGTATATATGCTAACGTGGATGATGCTATTAGGGAGAAACAGTGGAAAATTATTGAGAGTAGAAGAGCTTTGTGGGGAAACAGATGGTTGCTTGCTGGGGATATGAATGATATATTGAGTAATGATGAAAAGTGGGGAGGGCTACTGAGACCTGAGAGGAGCTTTAAACAGTTTAGGGATTTTATTAGGACAAATGAATTAATAGATATTGGGTTTGAGGGTAAGCCGTGGACTTGGAGTAATAATTGGGATAAGGAGGGGGAAGTGAAAGAGAGGCTGGATAGAATGCTAGGTAGCAGGGCTTGGaggagaaaatttgaaaaggCAAAATGCTGTCATATACACAATGAGGCGTCTGATCATTGTATGTTGTTACTGCACACTGAGCCATCAGGAAGAAAGTGGAGGAGAAGGTTTTATTTTGACAGAAGATGGTTGCAGTATCAGGAGGTGAATGGGGTGGTTAAAAAGGCATGGGAGAGGGAGCAGGTGGGGTCAAGGTTCTATCAGCTCAAAAACAGAATAAAGGAGTGTAGGGTAGCATTGCTGAGTTGGAATAGGAGTTTGAAGAGCAATGCTAGGAACGATATagataaaataaagaaagagatCAAGGAGCTAAGAGAGAGTGAGGTGCAGGACAGGAAACAAAGAATTTGTGAGCTAAAAAGATTACTAGCCGAAGCATATAGACAAGAGGAATTATTCTGGGGGCAAAAGGCAAGAGTCAACTGGTTGAGGGAGGGAGATAAAAATACCAGTTTTTTTCATGCAGTAGTGGCaggaagaaggaagagaaacACCATTACTACTCTGCAGAAAGAAGGGGGTGGCTGGTGTGACAGTGAAGAGGAAGTGTTGGGTGAGATAACTGGATATTTTGGGAACCTCTTTACTTCATCCAACCCTGAGGCATCTACATCAATCTTCCAGTGTATCCCACAGGTTATTACTGACCACATGAATTCACAACTCATCAGACCAATAACAGAATTGGAGGTCAAAAAAGCAGTTTTCTCCTTGCATCCTAACAAAGCTCCAGGTCCTGATGGTATGAGTTCTGTCTtctttcaaaagttttggcaCATAGTTAAAAAAGATGTGATTGCTGCTATCTCTAGTTTTTTCCATTCTGGTAATCTGCTCAAAGCCATTAATGAAACATGTATCACTTTGATTCCAAAAATTGATGTTCCTACTTTAGTTTCTCACTTCAGACCCATTAGTTTGTGTAACGTGATCTATAGAGTCATTTCTAAGATTCTGGTTAATAGGGTCAAGCCATTCTTGAATTGTTGTGTTAGTTCTAACCAGTCAGCTTTTATTCCTGGAAggcatataattgataatattatgATAGTTCATGAATTCATACACTGTTTGAACAATAGGAGGGGAGGTTCAAATGCTTTTATGGCCCTTAAGCTAGATATGGCAAAAGCTTACGATAGGGTAGAGTGGGGGTTCCTGGAAAAGATCATGGCCAAAATGGGGTTCTGCTCTACCTGGATCAGTTGGATCCTTAAGTGTATATCCTCTGTGTCATATAGTTTCAATATAAATGGGGAGAAAAGAGGACTGGTTAGGCCTTATAGAGGACTCAGACAAGGGGATCCACTATCTCCATATTTGTTCCTACTGGTTTCTGAGGGCTTGTCTAGGCTGCTAAATACAGCCATGCGAGAACACAGGATCTCAGGGCTGAAAATTGCGCCTGCTAGTCCTGCCCTCTCACATCTTTTGTTTGCAGATGACACTTTGATTTTCTGTAGAGCAACAAAGGAAGAAGCAGGAAGAGTGAGGCAACTGTTGGAGATCTATGGGAAGGCTTCTGGACAGTATATTAACATAGAGAAATCTTCTGTGTTTTTTAGCAAAAATACAGAAGCAAGCTGTATTGGGGAGGTCCTAGATGAGTTGGGGGGAATGAAACATGTAAGGCAAAGTAAATACCTGGGGCTCCCTATATTAATTGGAAGGTCTAAGGCACAAGTTTTCAGCTATATAAGGGATAGAGTGAACAATAGAATTCAGGGATGGAAGGAGAAGTTGTTAAGTCAAGCAGGTAAAGAGGTGTTGCTAAAGGCAGTGGCTATGGCAATGCCAAACTATGCTATGAATTGTTGCAGGCTACCTATTGGACTGTGTAAAGATATTAGCAGGGATATGGCCAAATTCTGGTGGGGGAGTAAGGAAGATGAAAAACGAATCCATTGGATGGGGTGGCAGAAATTAACTGAGGTAAAAGGTAAGGGAGGGTTGGGCTTCAGGGATTTACAAGAGTTTAATAAAGCCATGTTAGCAAAACAGTTGTGGAGGGTGATAACTAAACCAAATTTGCTGGTGAGCAAGGTTCTGAGAGGGAAATATTTCAAGGGAGAGTCGAtatggaaaatgaaaaacagaAATTCGGATTCATGGATGTGGAAGAGTATGGTTAGTGCAAGGGGGATACTGGAAAGAGGGGCGAGGAAACGAATAGGAGATGGTGGTACTGTTAATATATGGAAGGATAGATGGCTGTTAGATAGGGGTTATGGCAAAGTAACAACTGTAAGACCACCAGAGTGTCAAATACAAATGGTGCAGGAGCTAATACAGAATGGTGAATGGAATAAGGCAGTAGTACATGAAATCTTTAATGCAGAAGATTGTAAACGGATCCTGGCTACCCCTTTAAGCTTATATGGAGGGAAGGATAAACTCATATGGCCTTATAGCAAGAATGGGGAATACTCAGTAAGGTCAGGTTACATGGTGGCTAAGGAGATGCAACAAGAGGGGGCAGGAGTAGTGGTGCAGCAAGGAAGGAGTAGCAGAAATGAGCAGGGAACTGAGGTATGGAAGTTTCTATGGAGCCTGAATATGAAATATAAACTTAAGCACTTTATATGGAAAGGACTGCACAATATATTGCCGGTAAACGAGGTGATCAAAAGGAGGGTTGGGAAAGGTTCTGAGCTATGTGCTTGCTGTGGGGAGCAACCTGAAACTCTGGAACATATGTTTTTCTTCTGTAAACATGCAGAGTTGATTTGGAAAGCTTCACCAATGCAGTGGGATGGACTAGTGGAGTTTAGGAAGAGTTTCTGGCTATGGTGGAACAGTTTAATGGAGGCTAGGGAGAGAGATGCAGGAAAGGAGCACATTTGTCTCACAGTGAATCTACTATGGCAAATTTGGAAGTCTAGGAATAGGGTTCAGTTTAATAGTGAGGAAGGTTGCCCAGGGAAAGTAGTGATGAAGGCAGTCCAAGAATGGAATGAATATGAGGCTGCACAGCGGATGGATCGAGAGGATGAGGTGGAGAAAAGGAACCAGCAAAAAGCATCAACAGAATGGCTGCCTCCAACTATGGGGGTTGTTAAGCTAAATGTGGATGCAGCTCTGAGCACAGCGAATGGGAGAGTAGGGTGGGGAGTGGTTGCACGACAAACAGATGGAGGGATTCTGGGAGCTTGGGCTGGCAGTGGTGACAGACACACTGAAGCTATGGTGGAGGAAGCTACTGCAATTCGAACAGCCCTCATTAAAGCCAGAACAATGGGATGGAGGAGGATTGAGGTTCAGTCAGATTGTAAGGGAGTGGTGGATGGGATCAGGACAGGTTGTAGAAAGGAGCCGAAAGTGGGAGCAATCATAGAAGATGTCCTGAAATTGGGAAGCCAGTTTGATACATGTTCCTTTTCCTTTATCAAAAGGGAAGGAAACCGTGTGGGTCATCATTTGGCAAAATTTGCCATTCAAGTGACAAGTGATATAGAGTGGGAAGAGTCTTTCCCAGTTTGGTTAGTAAACTTAGCCAAGCAAGATGTAAGAGCAGTTGCTCAAACTATGTAA
- the LOC113749905 gene encoding SUMO-conjugating enzyme SCE1 → MSGGIARGRLAEERKAWRKNHPHGFVAKPESGADGSVNLMVWHCTIPGKAGTDWEGGYYPLTMHFTEDYPSKPPKCKFPQGFFHPNVYPSGTVCLSILNEDSGWRPAITVKQILVGIQDLLDQPNPADPAQTEGYQMYMQEPAEYKRRVRQQAKQYPPIV, encoded by the exons ATGTCAGGAGGAATAGCCCGTGGCCGTCTCGCTGAGGAACGCAAGGCCTGGCGCAAAAATCATCCGCAT GGTTTTGTGGCAAAGCCAGAGTCCGGTGCTGATGGGTCCGTCAATTTGATGGTGTGGCATTGCACCATCCCTGGGAAGGCTGGG ACTGACTGGGAGGGTGGCTACTATCCACTCACAATGCACTTTACTGAGGATTACCCCAGCAAACCTCCCAAGTGCAAGTTCCCACAAGGGTTTTTCCACCCCAATGTCTATCCCTCTGGAACAGTGTGTTTGTCGATCCTTAATGAGGATAGT GGATGGCGACCAGCCATTACAGTGAAGCAAATTCTAGTTGGCATCCAGGATCTGCTCGATCAGCCAAACCCTGCTGATCCAGCACAAACTGAGGGCTATCAGATGTATATGCAG GAACCTGCTGAATACAAGAGAAGGGTTCGGCAGCAGGCCAAGCAATATCCACCTATTGTTTGA